A region of Elusimicrobiota bacterium DNA encodes the following proteins:
- the thiI gene encoding tRNA 4-thiouridine(8) synthase ThiI, which yields MREVLVVHYSEIGTKGGNRRVFESKLADDIRRRLGPEVLKVRIESARVLADLAPTADREKISLALEPVFGVAWYAFGVAFPWTAEDPGWAGLESAALAEVKRHPSATTFKVFARRSEKNYPLSSQDICRRLGEKVIQGAGLRVDLDHHDLAIHVEVVRKEIFLFAGRSEGLRGMPQSSSGRLLCLFSGGIDSPVAAWLMLRRGARVDLLHFHPYRSSEEVVGTKITGLFDALKIFNPGIRLYLVPHDRYQVAASLRVPTSYETVFFRRFMFRAGEILAQRLNYQGLLTGDSLGQVASQTLENLAAVQTGLSVPVFQPLISYDKESIVRLAQKINAYELAIQPYKDCCSLMAKKPKTNADVSIVRRLETELEMDQMIDDSLDAASLWDGHGLQPVPPKARSKATPPSPSPC from the coding sequence ATGCGCGAAGTTCTTGTTGTCCACTATTCGGAGATCGGGACCAAGGGGGGAAACCGCCGGGTCTTTGAGTCAAAGCTGGCGGACGACATCCGCCGCCGGCTGGGCCCGGAAGTTCTCAAGGTCCGCATTGAAAGCGCGCGGGTCCTGGCGGACCTGGCCCCCACGGCGGATCGGGAGAAGATTTCTTTAGCCCTGGAACCGGTTTTCGGCGTGGCCTGGTATGCCTTCGGCGTGGCCTTTCCCTGGACCGCCGAGGACCCGGGGTGGGCGGGGCTGGAAAGCGCCGCCCTGGCGGAAGTGAAACGCCATCCGTCCGCGACCACCTTTAAGGTTTTCGCCCGCCGTTCGGAGAAGAATTATCCCCTGTCGTCCCAGGACATCTGCCGGCGGCTGGGGGAAAAAGTAATTCAAGGGGCGGGCCTCCGGGTGGATTTGGACCACCACGACTTGGCAATCCATGTGGAGGTCGTGCGGAAGGAGATCTTTCTTTTCGCGGGCCGTTCGGAAGGCTTGCGGGGGATGCCGCAGTCGTCTTCCGGACGGCTGCTCTGCCTCTTCTCCGGGGGAATCGATTCCCCGGTGGCGGCTTGGCTCATGCTTCGGCGCGGGGCCCGGGTGGACCTTCTGCATTTCCATCCCTACCGCTCGTCGGAAGAGGTGGTCGGCACCAAGATCACGGGGCTCTTCGACGCTTTGAAAATTTTCAATCCGGGTATACGGCTCTATCTTGTTCCCCATGACCGGTACCAGGTGGCGGCGTCGCTTCGGGTTCCCACCTCCTACGAAACGGTCTTTTTCCGTCGTTTCATGTTTCGCGCGGGTGAAATTCTGGCCCAGCGGCTGAACTACCAGGGGCTCCTGACCGGGGACAGTTTGGGGCAGGTGGCGAGCCAAACTCTTGAAAACCTGGCCGCCGTCCAAACGGGGCTCTCGGTTCCGGTGTTTCAACCTCTCATCTCCTACGACAAAGAGTCCATCGTCCGGCTGGCCCAAAAGATCAACGCCTACGAACTGGCCATCCAACCCTACAAAGACTGTTGCTCGCTCATGGCCAAGAAACCGAAAACAAACGCCGACGTTTCCATCGTTCGACGGCTCGAAACGGAGCTGGAGATGGACCAAATGATCGACGATTCCCTGGACGCCGCCAGTCTGTGGGACGGCCATGGCCTCCAACCGGTCCCGCCCAAAGCCCGCTCAAAAGCTACCCCTCCCTCACCCTCCCCTTGTTAA
- a CDS encoding VCBS repeat-containing protein yields the protein MMNLSPTTSARHVLRSAAGLFFLAAHLRAIPFSPNQIDVPGAINQGLDLGSAVWGDYDNDGDLDILACGRDAANARQIRIYRNNAGAFALVNVAVGGTGLQDSSVAFGDMDGDGDLDVATAGVDSGGTRRIRAYRNDGAPWTAFTLLPDIDALGAGANRSDVALGDFDGDGDLDVLFSGRDAGGRRLRVYRNNGNGSFDPNQIELAGGVELGDVAWGDYDNDGDLDILFSGQTGGAAASRVCKVYPNTGDGTFGASFNVLNAATGFSIGDIRWGDFDNDGDLDILAGGTDQAGARQLRAYRNTAGVFAQVEIPGAGLGYSNSSFVFGDVNNDGTLDVAALGTTGASREVRVSTFNAGTNAFTAPLYNVESAGNLGLQNGGMALGDYDGDGDADILASGASTTGRQVRIYNSSASLTNPNTAPLAPTALAGRFGFVRTGVSVASFTWNAGADAGAVATRTPANGLYYDVQISTLNTFVKLTAPSLLGSQPVGTTPQQGGYLRPPPIFGGATPIGIMLKSTQPWAGNNAHPGLITDTTYYFRVVTIDAGLLSSGFSAAGTLWTGVAPATSTLTAATGVFPGDINLSWNAPGDDAVYNNLNGNFRIQYSSDVATVWSPNTTPSGATTVTIATSNVVPGTAQNRVLNVPTNDTYYVVLWSQDDVGEWSLVSNTANAVPAVVTRSVTITGSPYDFGGQSVGVSTVTATGLTVTNDGNVPSTYSLSAATSTAGSPWGIGAAPPPNNDVAVVYAAFHPTRPTSGTFGAEDVSGPASLPSTGTAYTIDGTQTGVSVGVGLTRNLWIRLDLPTTSSTETPQNIAVTITAGP from the coding sequence ATGATGAACCTTTCCCCTACAACATCCGCTCGCCACGTTCTAAGGAGCGCGGCAGGACTTTTCTTCCTCGCCGCCCACCTCCGCGCCATCCCGTTCAGCCCGAACCAAATCGACGTTCCGGGGGCCATCAACCAGGGGTTGGACCTGGGGAGCGCCGTTTGGGGCGATTACGACAACGACGGCGATTTGGATATCCTGGCGTGTGGCCGGGACGCCGCCAACGCGCGGCAGATCAGAATTTACCGAAACAACGCGGGGGCCTTCGCTCTCGTGAACGTGGCCGTTGGAGGGACGGGCCTTCAAGATTCCAGCGTCGCCTTCGGCGACATGGATGGGGACGGCGATCTGGACGTAGCGACGGCCGGGGTGGATTCCGGAGGGACCCGGCGGATTCGGGCCTACCGGAACGACGGCGCTCCCTGGACCGCGTTCACCTTGCTTCCCGACATCGACGCGCTGGGAGCGGGAGCCAACCGGTCGGACGTGGCGCTGGGTGATTTCGATGGAGACGGAGATTTGGACGTCCTCTTCAGTGGCCGCGACGCCGGCGGCCGCCGCCTGCGTGTCTACCGAAACAACGGGAACGGGTCTTTTGACCCCAACCAAATCGAACTGGCGGGCGGCGTGGAGTTGGGCGACGTGGCTTGGGGGGACTACGACAATGACGGGGATTTAGACATCCTCTTCTCCGGTCAAACGGGAGGGGCAGCCGCCAGCCGTGTGTGCAAGGTGTACCCCAACACCGGGGACGGGACCTTCGGGGCTTCCTTTAACGTCCTGAACGCCGCCACCGGGTTTTCCATCGGAGATATCCGTTGGGGCGACTTCGACAACGACGGGGATTTGGACATCCTGGCCGGTGGGACGGACCAAGCCGGGGCTCGCCAGCTTCGGGCCTACCGAAATACCGCGGGGGTGTTCGCCCAGGTCGAAATCCCGGGGGCCGGGCTGGGATACAGCAACAGTTCCTTCGTCTTTGGCGACGTCAACAACGACGGGACGTTGGACGTCGCGGCCCTGGGCACCACCGGCGCCAGCCGGGAAGTGCGGGTGTCCACCTTTAACGCGGGGACCAACGCCTTCACGGCGCCCCTCTATAATGTCGAAAGCGCGGGCAATCTCGGCCTTCAAAACGGCGGCATGGCTCTCGGGGATTACGATGGAGACGGCGACGCGGACATCCTGGCCAGCGGGGCCAGCACCACCGGCCGACAGGTGCGAATTTACAACAGTTCGGCCTCCCTCACGAACCCCAACACCGCGCCGCTGGCGCCCACCGCCTTGGCCGGGCGTTTCGGTTTTGTCCGCACCGGCGTTTCCGTGGCCAGTTTCACCTGGAACGCCGGGGCCGACGCGGGGGCGGTGGCCACGCGAACCCCGGCGAACGGACTCTATTACGACGTCCAGATTTCAACCTTGAACACCTTCGTCAAACTCACCGCCCCCAGCCTCCTGGGAAGCCAACCCGTGGGGACCACCCCCCAACAGGGCGGATACCTTCGCCCGCCCCCCATTTTCGGCGGCGCGACTCCCATTGGAATCATGCTCAAGTCCACCCAACCCTGGGCGGGGAACAACGCCCATCCCGGTCTCATCACCGACACCACCTATTATTTCCGCGTGGTCACCATCGACGCGGGGCTTCTCTCCAGCGGGTTCAGCGCCGCCGGAACTCTCTGGACGGGCGTGGCGCCCGCCACGTCCACCCTGACGGCGGCGACCGGCGTCTTCCCGGGAGACATTAACTTGTCCTGGAACGCCCCCGGCGACGATGCCGTCTACAACAACCTCAACGGGAACTTCCGCATTCAGTATTCCAGCGACGTCGCCACGGTGTGGAGCCCCAACACCACGCCCTCCGGAGCCACCACCGTCACCATCGCCACCTCCAACGTCGTGCCGGGGACGGCGCAAAACCGCGTCCTAAACGTGCCGACCAACGACACGTATTACGTTGTTCTCTGGAGCCAGGACGACGTGGGGGAATGGTCCCTGGTCTCCAACACGGCCAACGCGGTCCCGGCCGTTGTCACTCGTTCGGTGACGATCACCGGAAGCCCCTACGATTTCGGCGGTCAATCCGTCGGCGTCAGCACCGTGACCGCCACGGGCCTCACCGTCACCAACGACGGGAACGTCCCCTCCACCTATTCGCTTTCCGCTGCCACCAGTACGGCGGGAAGCCCTTGGGGCATCGGGGCCGCCCCGCCGCCGAACAATGATGTGGCCGTCGTCTACGCCGCTTTCCACCCCACCCGCCCCACCTCGGGAACCTTCGGTGCCGAGGACGTTTCCGGCCCCGCGAGCCTCCCTTCGACCGGGACCGCCTACACCATCGACGGGACTCAAACCGGCGTCTCCGTGGGAGTGGGCCTCACCCGAAACCTTTGGATCCGTCTCGACCTGCCGACCACCTCCAGCACCGAAACCCCCCAAAACATCGCCGTCACCATCACGGCCGGCCCTTAA
- a CDS encoding nodulation protein NfeD codes for MRKHLRSMVAGILVLCGAGVRWARAETPPTGSVYVLTVTGAIDPVVKDYLLDGFDRAKKGGAAAVLLRLDTPGGLLDATRDIVQGILNTPVPVIVFVGPQGARAASAGVFITLAADVAAMAPRTHLGAAHPVSLGGGAPFLPGGKDEKERGKDGTEEKKGGGSVMEEKVVSDASAYARTLAATKGRNAEWAEKAVRQSLSLTSEEALKANVIDLVVLDEAELFQKLAGREIKKEGLTFKLDLAKANRVDFPMNLLRRWLHTIAHPNVAYLLLVLGFYALIYEFSTPGIGLGAIAGIICLVLAFFSLQVLPLNFAGLALLVAGLIMMGLDVLVGSHGLLIFGGLISFALGSFFLFDVNQSAFRVSMELILAVLLTSGGFFGFVVRKIWVARRKKPVTGAEELVGRLAEVRPEGLVFLDGALWTVEEGAEGLAPGARVRVVKVSGNRLIVTKEI; via the coding sequence GTGAGAAAACATCTTCGATCGATGGTCGCTGGAATTCTGGTCCTCTGTGGCGCGGGGGTCCGATGGGCTCGGGCAGAAACTCCTCCGACGGGATCCGTTTACGTGTTGACGGTGACGGGAGCCATTGATCCGGTGGTGAAAGATTACCTCTTGGACGGGTTTGATCGGGCGAAGAAAGGCGGGGCGGCGGCGGTTCTTCTTCGGCTGGACACACCCGGCGGGTTGTTGGACGCCACCCGGGACATCGTGCAGGGAATCCTCAACACGCCCGTGCCCGTCATCGTTTTTGTGGGACCCCAGGGAGCGCGGGCGGCCTCCGCCGGAGTGTTCATCACCCTGGCCGCCGATGTGGCCGCCATGGCGCCCCGGACCCATTTGGGAGCGGCGCACCCGGTGTCGTTGGGCGGAGGGGCGCCTTTCCTGCCGGGGGGCAAAGACGAGAAAGAGCGCGGAAAAGATGGGACGGAAGAAAAAAAAGGCGGGGGCTCCGTGATGGAAGAGAAGGTGGTGTCGGACGCCTCGGCCTACGCGCGGACCCTGGCCGCCACCAAGGGGCGGAACGCGGAATGGGCGGAAAAGGCCGTGCGCCAGAGCCTCTCCCTCACCTCAGAAGAAGCCCTGAAAGCCAACGTCATCGACCTCGTGGTCCTGGACGAGGCGGAACTTTTTCAGAAACTTGCGGGCCGGGAAATCAAAAAAGAGGGGCTCACCTTTAAGCTCGACTTGGCCAAGGCGAACCGGGTGGATTTCCCCATGAACCTGCTCCGTCGGTGGCTCCACACCATCGCGCACCCGAACGTCGCCTACCTGCTTTTGGTTTTGGGGTTCTACGCCCTGATCTACGAATTTTCGACCCCCGGCATCGGGCTGGGCGCCATTGCGGGCATCATCTGCTTGGTGCTGGCGTTTTTCTCGCTCCAGGTCCTTCCGCTTAACTTCGCGGGGCTGGCGCTTTTGGTGGCGGGGTTGATCATGATGGGGTTGGACGTCCTCGTCGGATCCCACGGGCTTTTGATTTTCGGCGGATTGATTTCCTTCGCCCTGGGCTCCTTCTTTCTCTTCGACGTGAACCAATCGGCGTTCCGGGTTTCCATGGAACTCATCTTGGCGGTCCTCCTCACCTCCGGCGGGTTCTTCGGCTTCGTGGTCCGTAAAATCTGGGTCGCGCGGCGGAAAAAACCCGTGACCGGAGCCGAAGAGTTGGTGGGCCGGCTGGCTGAAGTGAGGCCGGAAGGGCTTGTGTTTCTGGACGGCGCGCTTTGGACCGTCGAGGAAGGCGCCGAGGGGCTCGCCCCCGGGGCCCGCGTGCGTGTGGTCAAGGTGTCAGGAAATCGACTCATCGTCACAAAGGAGATCTAA
- a CDS encoding slipin family protein, with amino-acid sequence MFFFPVVIIAMVLWLLVTAVRIANEYERAVILRLGRFQAIKGPGLFFAIPFNVDKVYKVDLRTVTWDVPVQEVITKDNVPCKVNAVCYFNVIDPERAVLKVQDFRMATSQIAQTTLRSVLGQADFDELLSHREKINSTLQKIIDQQTDPWGIKVSIVEVKDVQVPESMQRAMAHQAEAERDRRAKIIAAEGEFQAAQKLADAARIIASEPAALQLRFLQTAKEISGDRGSTFILPIPVELLKFLGKN; translated from the coding sequence ATGTTCTTTTTTCCAGTGGTCATTATCGCGATGGTGCTGTGGCTGTTGGTCACCGCCGTCCGTATCGCCAATGAGTATGAACGAGCCGTCATTCTTCGGCTGGGACGTTTCCAAGCCATCAAAGGTCCCGGCCTTTTCTTCGCCATCCCCTTCAACGTGGACAAGGTCTACAAAGTGGACCTCCGCACGGTCACCTGGGACGTGCCGGTGCAGGAAGTGATCACGAAAGACAACGTTCCCTGCAAAGTGAACGCGGTCTGCTACTTTAATGTGATCGACCCGGAACGAGCCGTGCTCAAAGTCCAGGATTTCCGCATGGCCACGTCCCAAATCGCCCAGACGACGCTCCGGAGCGTGTTGGGCCAGGCCGACTTCGATGAACTCCTTTCCCACCGGGAAAAAATAAATTCCACGCTCCAAAAGATCATCGACCAGCAAACGGACCCCTGGGGCATCAAAGTCTCCATCGTCGAAGTGAAAGACGTCCAGGTACCGGAATCCATGCAACGCGCCATGGCCCACCAGGCGGAAGCCGAGCGGGATCGCCGAGCGAAGATCATCGCGGCCGAAGGCGAATTCCAGGCCGCCCAAAAATTGGCCGACGCCGCCCGCATCATCGCCTCGGAACCCGCCGCGCTCCAACTCCGTTTCCTTCAGACCGCCAAAGAAATCAGCGGCGACCGCGGCTCCACCTTCATCCTGCCCATCCCCGTGGAACTCTTGAAGTTCTTAGGGAAAAACTAA